A genome region from Ptiloglossa arizonensis isolate GNS036 chromosome 4, iyPtiAriz1_principal, whole genome shotgun sequence includes the following:
- the LOC143145872 gene encoding synaptic vesicular amine transporter isoform X1 — protein sequence MLERAKNSRAILVAVVYMSLFLDNVLLTVVVPIIPDYLCTIDRNSTTNTENDENGRVGLLLSSKALVQLILNPAVGTLTGTLGYTKPLFLGNLSLLLAAMLFAFGQTYEVLFLARSVQGISSACIGVSGMSLVASQYPEEDKRSKIMGFVLGSIALGVLVGYPIGSVLYDLEGKMAPFLLVSCFIVVAICLQILTLDTEKKIEFRREETSWTHLLSDPHILIIFGAIWCSTSPMAILESCLPIWLQTRIKPKKWQLGTVFIPDSVGYLVGTNFFGMIAYRYGRSKVAVLAMFVVGISAILIPSASTMSQLIIPHLGMGLGIGVADAALVPLLASLVDRNGDYGPVYSIQQVAVSLAYSLGPILGGEMVKAIGFQWVMGIVGLLNIGYCPLLVYLALERRKLLTQDDEKRDYETFQKSVANKNPAKKIFIPEEDLYR from the exons ATGCTCGAACGCGCGAAGAATTCACGGGCGATACTCGTCGCTGTGGTCTACATGAGCCTGTTCCTGGACAACGTGTTACTTACGGTTGTTG TGCCTATTATTCCCGATTACCTCTGCACCATCGATAGGAACTCGACGACGAACACCGAGAACGATGAAAACGGCCGCGTGGGATTATTGTTGAGCTCGAAGGCGCTGGTGCAATTAATACTAAATCCAGCTGTGGGCACTCTAACTGGCACCTTGGGATACACCAAGCCATTGTTTCTCGGGAATTTAAGTCTCCTGCTGGCGGCGATGC TGTTCGCGTTTGGACAAACCTACGAGGTCCTGTTCCTGGCTCGAAGCGTCCAGGGTATATCATCCGCGTGCATCGGAGTTTCGGGGATGTCGTTGGTCGCCTCTCAATATCCGGAAGAAGACAAGAGATCGAAGATCATGGGCTTCGTCCTTGGTAGCATCGCGCTGGGCGTTCTCGTGGGATATCCGATCGGTTCTGTTCTTTACGATCTCGAAGGGAAAATGGCACCTTTCCTGCTAGTGTCCTGTTTCATTGTCGTCGCCATAT GTCTGCAAATTTTGACACTGGACACCGAGAAGAAGATCGAG TTCAGGAGAGAAGAAACATCCTGGACACATCTGCTCTCCGATCCACATATACTCATCATCTTTGGAGCCATATGGTGTTCGACATCTCCGATGGCAATCTTGGAGTCCTGTTTACCAATATGGCTGCAAACTCGTATAAAACCAAAG AAATGGCAGTTGGGAACGGTGTTCATTCCAGACAGCGTTGGATATCTTGTCGGGACCAATTTCTTCGGGATGATCGCTTATCGCTACGGGCGCAGTAAAGTCGCGGTTCTGGCCATGTTTGTCGTTGGCATAAGTGCCATTTTGATCCCGTCAGCCAGCACCATGTCACAACTGATAATACCGCATTTAGGAATGGGTTTGGGCATCGGTGTAGCGGATGCTGCTTTGGTGCCATTATTAGCCAGCTTGGTGGACCGAAATGGCGACTATGGGCCCGTTTACTCCATTCAACAAGTGGCCGTCAGTTTGGCTTATTCCCTTG GGCCGATTTTGGGAGGCGAAATGGTGAAGGCGATCGGATTCCAATGGGTCATGGGTATCGTGGGTCTGCTGAACATTGGCTACTGTCCACTGCTCGTATACCTGGCTCTGGAAAGGAGAAAATTACTTACGCAAGATGACGAGAAAAGGGATTACGAGACCTTTCAGAAATCGGTGGCGAA CAAAAATCCtgcaaagaaaatatttattcccgAAGAAGACCTCTACCGTTAA
- the LOC143145872 gene encoding synaptic vesicular amine transporter isoform X2, translated as MLERAKNSRAILVAVVYMSLFLDNVLLTVVVPIIPDYLCTIDRNSTTNTENDENGRVGLLLSSKALVQLILNPAVGTLTGTLGYTKPLFLGNLSLLLAAMLFAFGQTYEVLFLARSVQGISSACIGVSGMSLVASQYPEEDKRSKIMGFVLGSIALGVLVGYPIGSVLYDLEGKMAPFLLVSCFIVVAICLQILTLDTEKKIEFRREETSWTHLLSDPHILIIFGAIWCSTSPMAILESCLPIWLQTRIKPKKWQLGTVFIPDSVGYLVGTNFFGMIAYRYGRSKVAVLAMFVVGISAILIPSASTMSQLIIPHLGMGLGIGVADAALVPLLASLVDRNGDYGPVYSIQQVAVSLAYSLGPILGGEMVKAIGFQWVMGIVGLLNIGYCPLLVYLALERRKLLTQDDEKRDYETFQKSVAKYERFQDSDDDL; from the exons ATGCTCGAACGCGCGAAGAATTCACGGGCGATACTCGTCGCTGTGGTCTACATGAGCCTGTTCCTGGACAACGTGTTACTTACGGTTGTTG TGCCTATTATTCCCGATTACCTCTGCACCATCGATAGGAACTCGACGACGAACACCGAGAACGATGAAAACGGCCGCGTGGGATTATTGTTGAGCTCGAAGGCGCTGGTGCAATTAATACTAAATCCAGCTGTGGGCACTCTAACTGGCACCTTGGGATACACCAAGCCATTGTTTCTCGGGAATTTAAGTCTCCTGCTGGCGGCGATGC TGTTCGCGTTTGGACAAACCTACGAGGTCCTGTTCCTGGCTCGAAGCGTCCAGGGTATATCATCCGCGTGCATCGGAGTTTCGGGGATGTCGTTGGTCGCCTCTCAATATCCGGAAGAAGACAAGAGATCGAAGATCATGGGCTTCGTCCTTGGTAGCATCGCGCTGGGCGTTCTCGTGGGATATCCGATCGGTTCTGTTCTTTACGATCTCGAAGGGAAAATGGCACCTTTCCTGCTAGTGTCCTGTTTCATTGTCGTCGCCATAT GTCTGCAAATTTTGACACTGGACACCGAGAAGAAGATCGAG TTCAGGAGAGAAGAAACATCCTGGACACATCTGCTCTCCGATCCACATATACTCATCATCTTTGGAGCCATATGGTGTTCGACATCTCCGATGGCAATCTTGGAGTCCTGTTTACCAATATGGCTGCAAACTCGTATAAAACCAAAG AAATGGCAGTTGGGAACGGTGTTCATTCCAGACAGCGTTGGATATCTTGTCGGGACCAATTTCTTCGGGATGATCGCTTATCGCTACGGGCGCAGTAAAGTCGCGGTTCTGGCCATGTTTGTCGTTGGCATAAGTGCCATTTTGATCCCGTCAGCCAGCACCATGTCACAACTGATAATACCGCATTTAGGAATGGGTTTGGGCATCGGTGTAGCGGATGCTGCTTTGGTGCCATTATTAGCCAGCTTGGTGGACCGAAATGGCGACTATGGGCCCGTTTACTCCATTCAACAAGTGGCCGTCAGTTTGGCTTATTCCCTTG GGCCGATTTTGGGAGGCGAAATGGTGAAGGCGATCGGATTCCAATGGGTCATGGGTATCGTGGGTCTGCTGAACATTGGCTACTGTCCACTGCTCGTATACCTGGCTCTGGAAAGGAGAAAATTACTTACGCAAGATGACGAGAAAAGGGATTACGAGACCTTTCAGAAATCGGTGGCGAAGTACGAACGATTTCAGGACTCTGACGACGATCTTTGA